In Corallococcus silvisoli, the DNA window ACTGGCGCACCGCGACGCCCGCGACGTGACTGGGGTTCATGGGGCTTCGTGCCTTTCCAGCGCCACGGGCTCGTGGGCCACGGCGATGAACAGCTCCTCCAGCGTCGCCTTGCCGTGCTCGCGGGGCAGCGTCTTCGGGTCGCCCTGGAGCAGCACCCGGCCGTGCGCCAGGAAGAGGACGCGGTCGCAGACGGCCTCGACCTCGTACATGTTGTGGGACGTCCACAGGACGCTGCTGTTCCCCTTCGCGGCGAAGGAGCGGATGCGGGTGCGGATGTCCGCCGCCGTGGCCGGATCCAACGACGCCGTGGGCTCATCCAGCAGCAGCAGGCGCGGCTCGTTGAGCATGGCCTTGGCCAGGGACACGCGCGTCTGCTCACCGGAGGACAGCACGCCGCACTTGGTGTCGCGGAAGTGCTGGAGGTCGTACTCCTCCAGCAGGACCTCGATGCGCGCGGACAGGCCCTTCACGCCGTAGATGAGGCCGAAGACGCGCAGGTTCTGCGCCACGGTGAGGTTGCCGGGCAGGGGCGAGTAGACGGCGGCGAAGTTGGTGCGCGCCAGGGCCTGCACGC includes these proteins:
- a CDS encoding ABC transporter ATP-binding protein, with product MKGSSLSTPVLSVTALRKAYGDRVAVDGISFDVGRNEIVGLLGPNGAGKSTTISMLLGVLAPTSGTILIEGTDLASRRVQALARTNFAAVYSPLPGNLTVAQNLRVFGLIYGVKGLSARIEVLLEEYDLQHFRDTKCGVLSSGEQTRVSLAKAMLNEPRLLLLDEPTASLDPATAADIRTRIRSFAAKGNSSVLWTSHNMYEVEAVCDRVLFLAHGRVLLQGDPKTLPREHGKATLEELFIAVAHEPVALERHEAP